DNA from Actinomyces sp. oral taxon 897:
GGCGTAGTAGGCCCGGGTGGCGTGGGAGAGGTACTCGGGGGCGGGGCGCACCGGCGGGGCCGCCACGTAGTCCACGCAGGCCAGCATGGCCGGGACGTCGACGTGCTTGGTGGTCAGGCCCGCGCGCAGCACGTTGTCCGAGGAGGCCATGATCTCCACGCCCAGGCCGGAGACGTAGGCGTGCACGCTGCCGGCGGGCACGAACAGCGCCTCACCGGGCCGCAGGGTGACCGGGTTGAGCAGGAGCGCCGCCGCGATTCCGGGGTCGCCGGGGAAGGTGCGGGCCATGGCGACGGCGTTGGCGTCCACCCGCCGGGAGGGGGACTCCCCCCGCCCCAGACGTCCCGCGAGCTCGGCGGCCAGGTCGTCGACCTCCTGGCTGGTGGGCCGCGACCCGACGGAGACCAGGTCGGAGAAGACCTGGCGGATGCCGAAGCGGGTGGGGTTGAGGACGAGGGAGCGGCGCATCCGCCGTGCCAGGCGCGACTCCAGGCCCGCCAGGACCTCCGCGGCACGCCGTGGCGCCCGGAACCCGGCCACGGCCTCGAAGTGCTCCAGGGCCAGGACCATCTCGGGCTTGTGGTTGGGGTCCTTGTAGTTGCGCAGAGGGTGGGAGGGGGCTATCCCGGCCTCGTTCTCCAGGGCGTAGCCCTCGGCGGCCTGCTCCAGGGAGGGGTGCACCTGGAGGGAGAGCACCTGGCCGGGGGCGATCACCTTGAGCAGGTAGGGCAGCTGGGGGCCGAAGCGGCGCACCACGTCGGCGCCCAGGAGCCGCTGGGGCTCGGCGGCGACGAGCTGCTCCAAGGTGGTGGGCGAGGCGTGCCCCGAGGCGTCCACCAGGTGGGTGGGCCCGTTGGGGTGGGCGCCCAGCCACAGCTCGGCCCACGGCTGGCCGTCCGGCTCCTGGCCCAGGAAGTCGAAGACGGCCGTCGTCGAGCCCCAGTCGTAGCGCTGGCGGGCTCCGGCAAGTCGTTCCATGGGCGCCACCGTAACCTACTGCCGGCACGTCCCAGGATCCGGGGCGGCAGCCTCAGCCACCACCGGCCCCGCCAGCGGCCCCGGGAAGCCGGGGTGACCTGAGCGTGCGCCAGCCACACAGTGTAGGCCCCGCCAGCGGGGCCGGGGAGCCGGGCGGTCAGGATGCGGCCTGGAGGCCGGCAGGGGCCCCGCCAGCGGGCCCGGGGCCTCAGTCGCTGCCGGGTCCGGGGGTGTAGACCTCCACGCTGCCGTCCGGTCTGCCACGGAGCATAATCCAGGTGCTGAACCTGTCGGAGTGGTCGGCCGAACGGTCCAGCCCGCACATAATGTCGCCGGACCGGTAGGGGCCCTCCTGGACGATCTGGGAGGCGTCACCGGCACGGATCGAGGCCTTGCGGCCGTTGCCGAAGTACACGGTGCTCATGCCGAGCATGTTGGGCGACCCGACGGCGGGCAGGAGGATGCACTCCCCGACCGTGGACCCCTTCGGGAAGTAGGACTCCCGGACGGTGAAGCCGCTGTAGGGGGCGTTGCGGTCCAGGGCGCTCATGAGACTCGGTACGGCCCACTGCGCGGCCCTGGCGTCGTCATGGGCGACCACCGCGTCCACGAAGTCCTGTACCGCCTCCAGGCGGGGCAGGCGCACGTCGCCCTGCCCGGTGTGGAAGACGAGGTCGGTGGCCACGAACCTCTGTCCGTCCCAGACGAAGTCGCCGTCGGCGCTGCCGGACTTGCGGCTGGCGTGGTAGTCCTCGTCCCCGTACAGGGCGATATTGTTCCAGGACAGGTGGAGGGACCCCCCGAACACGCTCAGGGAGGTAATGGTGAAGTCGGAGATACTGCCGCCGAGCTCCTGCTTGTGGGGGACGGGGTCCAGGGCGGCCACGAGCTTGTGGTCGGGGTCGTAGACCATAATGAAGTCGTCCTCGTAGGCGCCGCCGTAGGAGCAGTTGGCCCGGACCACCGCCGCGGGCCGCCCCTCGAAGACCGTGGTGACGACCTCCTTAATGGTCGTCCTCGCGTTCTGCTGGGAGCCGCCGGAGGCCTGGCCGTCCACGAAGGTCACCCGCTCCCGGCCCTGCTCGGAGGCCTGGCTGGGTGAGACCCGCAGGCCGCAGCGCTCGGGGACCTCCAGGGTGGCGTTCCTCAGCTCCTCGGCGCTCGGGGCCCGGTCCGGCTCCCCCTGGTGCTGGGCGACGGCAGTGACCTGGGTGACCGAGGCGTCGACGGGCCGGGTCAGGTCGGCAACGCTCAGGGAGCTGTGGGACCACAGGTAGAGGTACTGGTCGTCCGAGGTCCACGACCTCAAGGGGACGTCAACCCTCCAGGACTCACTGCCGTCGGCCAGGTCCCGGGCCACCACGCCCGAGGGTGTGCCCACCACCAGGGTGTCACCCACCAGCCAGTGCGGGGAGCCGCCCTCGGTGAACCCGCTGACCTGCGCCGTGCCCTCGGGCAGGGTGACCGTCCACAGCACGTCGGCGCCCTCGAGCGCGGCCAGGGTGGTGCCGTCGCACACGACCCAGACGTCACGCTTCCCCGGCAGGGGCACGGCTCCCAGGCTCCGCGGCGCCTGGGCCGGCAGCACCCAGGCGGGGGATCCCAGCCTCAGGCCGCTCACGACGGCGCCTGACCGGTCCGTCACCGAGCCGTCGGCCCCCAGGGCGTAGGGGACCTGGTCGCTGGCCGCCCCCGCCAGGGTGGCGCTTCCCGGGACTACCGGGGCCGGAGTAGCGCTTCCCGGGGCTGAAGTAGCGTTGCCGGAGGCTGCCGAGGCGGGGGTGGAGCTGCTGGCAGCCGTCGGGACGGAGGGCGCATGGCGCGGAGCGGGGGTGGAGCTTCCGGGGGACGTTGGGGCGGAGGCGTTACCACCAGAGGCCTGGGGGCGGCCCCTGTCCACGTCCAGGGCAAAGCCCTCGCCGCAGCGCACGACCGTCCCGTCCAGCGCGCACGGGCCCGCGTTCGCGGGAAGGGGCGCGGTCCACCGGGGGTAGCTGGTTAAGCCCGCCACGTCCACGGCGCTGAGCAGATCCCGCTCGCCGTCGCGCAGACGCATGACCGCGGTGCTCCCTGAGCGCAGCACCGGGTCACCGGTGGCCTCGATCTGCTCGCCGTCTCCCACCATGGAGAAGTCGACAATGGAGACCACGGTGGGCGGGTCCTGGAGGCTGCCCCGGGGCACGAACCTGCCCACCAGCCAGCCCGTGCCCGCTCCCAGGCCGGCGAGCAGCGCCATGACCAGGACCACCACCAGCGGCCTGGGACGACGTCGACGCCGTCTGCGGGTATCGGACGCCGACGCGGCCTCCGCGATGAGGTGGTCAAGGGACTGCTCAGCCGTCTGCCCGGGACCGGTTGAGCCGGGGATGTGGGTCATGGGCATATCCAAGCACCCGCCCAGAGCGGAATCGAGCCCCTGGGGAGACCAGTTCCTGCCCCCCGCGCGACGTGGGCCGCGCATCCTGAGCCTGCCCAAGCTGCGCCAGCACTATCCTGCCCTGCGCGACGTGGGCCGCGGGTGGACCGGCCCCGTCTCAGCCCTGGTCGCGGCTGGCCAGGCGACGCTCGGCGGCCTCCACCACATTGGCCAGCAGCAGGGCCCGGGTCATGGGCCCCACCCCGCCCGGGTTGGGGGAGAGCCAGGCCGCGACCTCGTCCACGCCGTCGGCCACGTCCCCGGCGATCCGGCCCCTGCCGGTGGCCGGGTCCACGACGCGTGAGACGCCCACGTCCAGGACCACGGCACCGGGCGCCACCATGTCCGCCGTCACAATACCGGGCCTGCCGGCGGCCGCGATGACGACGTCGGCCCGGCGCACGTGGGCGGCCAGGTCCCGGGTCCCGGTGTGGCACACGTCCACGGTGGCGTTGACGTCCTTGCGCCCCAGCAGCAGGCCGATGGAGCGGCCCACGGTGATCCCGCGCCCCACGACGCACACGTCCGCCCCCGCCAGGTCGATGCCGTGGCGGGTCATGAGCTCGATGCAGGCCCGGGGCGTGCACGGCAGGGGCGAGGTAATGGGGCCGGAGGACCGCAGCACCAGGCGTCCCAGGTTGGTGGGGTGCAGCCCGTCGGCGTCCTTGGCCGGGTCGACGCGCTCCAGGACGGCGTTGGTGTCGATCCCCGCGGGCAGGGGCAGCTGGACGATGTAGCCGGTGCAGGCGTCGTCGGCGTTGAGACGGTCGACGGCGGCCTCCACCTGGGCCTGGGTGGCGGTGGCGGGCAGGTCGGTACGGATGGAGGCGATGCCCACCTCGGCGCAGTCGGCGTGCTTGCCGGCCACGTACTTGAGGCTGCCGGGGTCCTGGCCCACCAGGACCGTGCCCAGGCCCGGGGTGAGACCACGCTCGCGCAGCGCCTCCACGCGGGTGCGCAGCTCGGCCTTGAGGGCGGCGGCGGTGGCCGCCCCGTCCAGGACCCGGGCCGGACCGGCCCAGGGGGCCCTCACTGGCCCAGTCCCGGGTAGAGGGGGAAGGCGTCGGTGAGTGTCCTGACCCGCCCGCGCAGGCCGGCCAGGACCTCCTCGTCGGCCCTCCCGGCGGCACCGGCCACCAGGGTGGTGGCGATAATGTCGGCGACCTCGGTGAACTCGGCCTCCCCGAAGCCGCGGGTGGCCAGCGCCGGCGTACCGATGCGCAGCCCGGAGGTCACGCGCGGGGGGCGGGGGTCGAAGGGGACGGCGTTGCGGTTGACGGTAATGCCGGCGGCGTGGAGCAGGTCCTCGGCCTGCTGGCCGTCCAGGGCGGCCTCGCGCAGGTCCACGAGCACCAGGTGGACGTCGGTGCCGCCGGTGACCAGGCGGATCCCGGCGGTGCGCACGTCGTCGGCCCCCAGGCGCTCGGCGAGGAGGCGGGCGCCGCGCACGGTGCGCTCCTGGCGCTCGCGGAACTCCTGGGTGCCGGCGATCTTCATGGCCACGGCCTTGGCGGCGATGACGTGCATGAGGGGGCCGCCCTGCTGGCCGGGGAAGACGGCGGAGTTGAGCTTCCTCCCCCACTGCTCGGCCCGGTTGGACAGGATCATGCCGGAGCGGGGGCCGCCCAGGGTCTTGTGGACGGTGGTGGACACCACGTCGGCGTAGGGCAGCGGGGAGGGGTGCAGTCCAGCGGCCACGAGCCCGGCGAAGTGGGCCATGTCCACCCACAGGGCGGCGCCGACCTCGTCGGCGATGGAGCGGAAGGCGGCAAAGTCCAGGTGGCGGGGGTAGGCGGACCACCCGGCGATGAGCACGGTGGGGCGCTCGCGCAGGGCGGCCTGGCGCACCTGGTCCATCTCAATGCGCATGCTGGTCTCGTCCACGCCGTAGGCGGTGGCGTGGTAGTTCTTGCCGGAGAAGTTGATCCTCATGCCGTGGGTGAGGTGGCCGCCGTGGGCCAGGGACAGGCCCAGGAGGGTGTCGCCGGGGGTGGCCAGGGCGTGGAGGACGGCGGCGTTGGCCTGGGCCCCGGAGTGGGGCTGGACGTTGACGTACTCGGCGTCGAAGACGGCCTTGGCGCGCTCGATCGCCAGGTTCTCGGCCACGTCCACCACCTCGCAGCCGCCGTAGTAGCGCCGCCCGGGGTAGCCCTCGGCGTACTTGTTGGTCAGGACCGAGCCCTGGCACTCCAGGACCGCGCGGGGCACGAAGTTCTCCGAGGCGATCATCTCCAGGGTCTCGCGCTGGCGGGTGAGCTCGCCGGTGAGGACCTCGGCGATCTCGGGGTCGAGCTCGGCCAGGGGCTGGTTGTTGACAGGACTGTTGCCGGAAGCGGTCATGGTTCTCCTTGGTGACTCGCGGCGGGCCTCGGCCCAGGCGGGCGGCCAGGTACCCCGGTGCACGGGCACGGCCAGGCGCCCCCGCTGCCGCCGCTCCCCGGTGGTGGACCACCCTCGCCAGTCGCGCCGGCAGGGCCATCCTAGCCTCAGGGGCGGGGGCACAGGGTATCGCGTGTCACGGGGCGCCCGACGGCGGCCGGCTCATCCTGCCAGCGGCCCGTCCGGCCGAGCTGGGCGCCCGACGGCGGCCGGCTCACGCTCCGCGACCAGGAGGACGGCAGCGTCGGGCCTGCGCCCCGGGGCCCGAGGGCGACTGCCGCGTGCATGGTCAGGCCCGCCTCCCCCAGGGCCCAGCCCGCGGGGCCGAGGGCGACCGCCGCCGACCCCAGGCAGAGGGCCTCTCTGCGGCCCTGCACCCCCGACTGCGAGGGCCCACCCAGCTGCGTGCCCCCTCCCTGGCCAGCCCCCGGGGCCCGCGGGCGACTGACCACGCAGCGGGACGGATAGGCTTAGGGCCATGTCTGACCCCGCCTGCCACCTGGTCCTGTCACTGTCCTGCCCTGACCGGCCCGGCATCGTCCACGCCGTCTCCGGGGCCCTGGCCCGCCGTGGCGGGAACATTACCGAGTCCAAGCAGTTCGGCGACGAGGACTCCGGCCTGTTCTTTATGCGCGTCCAGGTCCTGACCACCGTGCCTCGCGCAGAGCTGGAGAAGGACCTCGCCGAGCTCGCCGGGGCCTACCAGATGACCTGGAGCCTGGACGAGGTCGGCCGCCCCCTGCGCACCCTGGTCATGGTGAGCAGGGAGGGGCACTGCCTGACCGACCTGCTGTTCCGGGCCCGCAGCCAGGGGCTGCCGATTGACGTGGTGGGCGTGGTGGGCAACCACGAGGACCTGCGGGACGTCGCGGAGTTCTACGGGGCGCCCTTCACCTGCGTGCCCGTCACGCGGGACACGAGGGAGGCGGCTGAGGCCGAGCTGCTGGGGCTGGTGGACGGCCTCGGCGTCGAGCTGGTGGTCCTGGCCCGCTACATGCAGATCCTCTCCCCCGCCCTGTGCGAGCGGCTGCACGGGGGCGTGATCAATATCCACCACTCCTTCCTGCCCAGCTTCAAGGGCGCCAACCCCTACCGTCAGGCCCACCAGCGGGGGGTGAAGCTCATTGGGGCCACCGCCCACTACGTGACGGCGGACCTGGACGAGGGCCCCATTATCGAGCAGGACGTTACCCGGGCCACCCACGAGGACTCGGTGGCGTCCCTGCGTGCCAAGGGGCAGGACGTGGAGCGCCGGGTGCTGGCCCAGGCGGTGCGCTGGCACGCCGAGCACCGCGTGCTGCTCAACGGCCAGCGCACCGTCGTCTTCGCCTGAGGGCGACCGCCCGCCCCGCCCCCTCCT
Protein-coding regions in this window:
- the glyA gene encoding serine hydroxymethyltransferase, which codes for MTASGNSPVNNQPLAELDPEIAEVLTGELTRQRETLEMIASENFVPRAVLECQGSVLTNKYAEGYPGRRYYGGCEVVDVAENLAIERAKAVFDAEYVNVQPHSGAQANAAVLHALATPGDTLLGLSLAHGGHLTHGMRINFSGKNYHATAYGVDETSMRIEMDQVRQAALRERPTVLIAGWSAYPRHLDFAAFRSIADEVGAALWVDMAHFAGLVAAGLHPSPLPYADVVSTTVHKTLGGPRSGMILSNRAEQWGRKLNSAVFPGQQGGPLMHVIAAKAVAMKIAGTQEFRERQERTVRGARLLAERLGADDVRTAGIRLVTGGTDVHLVLVDLREAALDGQQAEDLLHAAGITVNRNAVPFDPRPPRVTSGLRIGTPALATRGFGEAEFTEVADIIATTLVAGAAGRADEEVLAGLRGRVRTLTDAFPLYPGLGQ
- the purU gene encoding formyltetrahydrofolate deformylase, producing MSDPACHLVLSLSCPDRPGIVHAVSGALARRGGNITESKQFGDEDSGLFFMRVQVLTTVPRAELEKDLAELAGAYQMTWSLDEVGRPLRTLVMVSREGHCLTDLLFRARSQGLPIDVVGVVGNHEDLRDVAEFYGAPFTCVPVTRDTREAAEAELLGLVDGLGVELVVLARYMQILSPALCERLHGGVINIHHSFLPSFKGANPYRQAHQRGVKLIGATAHYVTADLDEGPIIEQDVTRATHEDSVASLRAKGQDVERRVLAQAVRWHAEHRVLLNGQRTVVFA
- a CDS encoding bifunctional methylenetetrahydrofolate dehydrogenase/methenyltetrahydrofolate cyclohydrolase, which codes for MRAPWAGPARVLDGAATAAALKAELRTRVEALRERGLTPGLGTVLVGQDPGSLKYVAGKHADCAEVGIASIRTDLPATATQAQVEAAVDRLNADDACTGYIVQLPLPAGIDTNAVLERVDPAKDADGLHPTNLGRLVLRSSGPITSPLPCTPRACIELMTRHGIDLAGADVCVVGRGITVGRSIGLLLGRKDVNATVDVCHTGTRDLAAHVRRADVVIAAAGRPGIVTADMVAPGAVVLDVGVSRVVDPATGRGRIAGDVADGVDEVAAWLSPNPGGVGPMTRALLLANVVEAAERRLASRDQG
- the manA gene encoding mannose-6-phosphate isomerase, class I produces the protein MERLAGARQRYDWGSTTAVFDFLGQEPDGQPWAELWLGAHPNGPTHLVDASGHASPTTLEQLVAAEPQRLLGADVVRRFGPQLPYLLKVIAPGQVLSLQVHPSLEQAAEGYALENEAGIAPSHPLRNYKDPNHKPEMVLALEHFEAVAGFRAPRRAAEVLAGLESRLARRMRRSLVLNPTRFGIRQVFSDLVSVGSRPTSQEVDDLAAELAGRLGRGESPSRRVDANAVAMARTFPGDPGIAAALLLNPVTLRPGEALFVPAGSVHAYVSGLGVEIMASSDNVLRAGLTTKHVDVPAMLACVDYVAAPPVRPAPEYLSHATRAYYAPVDDFELLVTDVVQADGRVQVPGRGPRIVLGLAGSVTVTTPSGQEVLARGQAVFVGADERTLAVEGQGTVVQADVP